A window from uncultured Desulfobacter sp. encodes these proteins:
- a CDS encoding alpha/beta hydrolase, with protein MNRFAYFMSGYALRALSGLSKTRITIHHQERIPDASVIFIANHFTRIETVFLPYHLHGITKKRIWSLAHADLFAGGLKSVLDLMGAISTKDPQRDYLITKTLLDGQSSWIIFPEGRMVKNKKLVKDGRFELQVDKLVHRPRSGAAVIALQSEFYRERLRRMKTKNPKEFERLIDWFEIKDVEKVLNQTTYMVPTNITYYPMRAKENLLSSLAQKFMENPSQQIMDELMTEGSMILSGVQVDIRFSEPIKIADYFNNSFIESDLTSRRKIAFSRRMCSAPFIKEASQDILQRFMTDVYGMATLNYDHIFACLIKYMPPSASGIDPYDLRCRAYLVITSKVIMESGRCVHNDFHDNQIHLLTDDRNNRFAAFLETALETGVLYEKAGKLFKRQEKFETDIGFQGVRMNNPLYVVANEVEPLQDIVMFIQSIAQNSVEDIAQEIRLGLVDKALREYDRDYETLESPRVVFEKEAGKPVLLDPGKGRPGILLIHNYLACPKEMRSLAYFFNSLGYTVFVPRLKGHGTTPENLSRTDYRQWIDSVEEGYVILKHRTPYVFVGGFFTGAGLALEIASRISEIAGVFAVSPPLNVKDAGWRSFTAGEFWNRMLQKARFVDGKDKDQGDGHTCSICYWQNPAKGMKTLETFIKHLEKRLAFVTAPLLFLQSGKQFDSNTANAEKLFKLVQSNRKDFFFFNTDCHNILSGRESKRVYRSIADFLALVEQEAYQSMGK; from the coding sequence ATGAATCGATTTGCTTATTTCATGTCCGGATATGCCCTCAGGGCATTATCCGGGCTTTCCAAAACCCGGATAACCATTCATCATCAGGAACGGATTCCGGATGCCTCCGTCATTTTTATCGCCAACCATTTCACCCGAATTGAAACCGTATTTTTGCCGTATCACCTCCACGGCATAACAAAAAAAAGAATATGGTCCCTGGCCCATGCCGATCTTTTTGCAGGCGGCTTAAAAAGCGTTCTTGATCTCATGGGTGCCATATCCACCAAAGATCCCCAACGCGATTACCTGATTACCAAAACCCTTTTAGACGGTCAGTCTTCGTGGATTATTTTTCCCGAAGGAAGAATGGTGAAAAATAAAAAACTTGTCAAGGACGGCAGATTCGAGCTTCAGGTGGATAAGCTGGTTCACCGGCCCCGATCCGGGGCGGCGGTAATCGCACTTCAAAGCGAATTTTACAGGGAACGGCTGCGGCGGATGAAAACGAAAAACCCCAAAGAATTTGAACGGCTCATTGACTGGTTTGAAATCAAGGACGTGGAAAAAGTTTTAAATCAAACCACCTACATGGTGCCCACAAATATCACCTATTATCCTATGCGGGCCAAAGAAAATTTGCTTTCATCCCTCGCCCAGAAATTTATGGAAAATCCCTCCCAGCAGATCATGGATGAACTGATGACAGAAGGCAGTATGATTTTATCCGGGGTTCAGGTTGATATCCGGTTTTCAGAACCCATCAAAATTGCCGATTATTTCAATAACTCATTTATTGAAAGCGATTTGACATCAAGGCGGAAGATTGCTTTCAGCAGACGTATGTGCTCGGCCCCATTTATAAAAGAGGCAAGTCAAGATATTCTTCAGCGATTCATGACCGATGTTTATGGCATGGCCACCTTGAACTATGATCATATTTTTGCCTGCCTGATCAAATATATGCCGCCGTCAGCTTCGGGGATCGATCCCTATGATTTAAGATGCAGGGCGTATCTGGTAATTACCTCAAAGGTCATCATGGAATCCGGCCGCTGTGTTCACAACGATTTTCATGATAACCAGATTCATCTGTTAACCGACGATAGAAACAACCGGTTCGCCGCATTCCTTGAAACTGCCCTTGAAACCGGCGTGCTCTATGAAAAAGCGGGTAAGCTGTTTAAACGCCAGGAGAAATTTGAAACGGATATCGGTTTCCAGGGGGTGAGGATGAACAACCCCTTGTATGTGGTGGCCAATGAAGTTGAACCGCTCCAGGATATTGTCATGTTTATCCAGTCCATTGCCCAAAACAGTGTTGAAGATATTGCGCAGGAGATTCGTCTCGGTTTGGTGGATAAAGCCTTGAGAGAGTATGATCGTGATTACGAGACCCTTGAATCCCCGCGTGTCGTGTTTGAAAAAGAGGCCGGTAAACCTGTCCTTTTAGATCCGGGTAAAGGCCGGCCCGGTATTCTTTTAATTCACAATTACCTAGCCTGTCCCAAAGAGATGAGATCCCTGGCCTATTTTTTTAATTCTCTTGGCTATACTGTTTTTGTCCCCCGACTTAAAGGGCACGGCACTACACCGGAAAATTTATCCCGGACAGATTATAGGCAGTGGATTGACAGTGTGGAAGAGGGCTATGTTATTTTAAAGCATAGAACGCCATATGTCTTTGTTGGGGGCTTTTTTACAGGTGCCGGACTTGCCCTTGAAATTGCCTCCCGGATATCGGAAATAGCCGGTGTGTTTGCCGTTTCCCCGCCGTTGAATGTAAAAGATGCCGGGTGGCGGTCATTTACCGCCGGCGAGTTCTGGAATCGCATGCTGCAAAAGGCAAGATTTGTTGACGGCAAAGACAAAGATCAAGGCGACGGCCATACCTGCTCGATTTGCTACTGGCAAAATCCTGCCAAGGGCATGAAAACCCTTGAAACATTTATAAAACACCTGGAAAAAAGATTGGCCTTTGTTACTGCACCCCTGTTATTTTTGCAGTCCGGCAAACAGTTTGACAGCAACACGGCCAATGCAGAAAAATTGTTTAAGCTTGTCCAATCGAATCGAAAAGATTTCTTTTTCTTTAACACAGACTGTCACAATATTCTCTCCGGCCGTGAATCAAAGCGGGTTTACCGATCCATTGCCGACTTTTTGGCCCTGGTCGAACAAGAGGCCTACCAGTCGATGGGGAAATAA
- a CDS encoding DUF2231 domain-containing protein encodes MIETVYELLSKVGFHHPLHPAFTHIPMGMVMGAVVFRFASFLPKLKMLAKTGYHCVILGLLGLFPTVVTGIMDWQHRYGGEWEGLIIFKMILATLLCVALIVVMLKDDCENRKFDWITGLYFLLILMAVGLGYSGGDLVFG; translated from the coding sequence ATGATTGAGACGGTCTATGAACTTTTGAGCAAAGTTGGATTCCACCATCCGCTTCACCCGGCGTTTACCCATATTCCCATGGGAATGGTTATGGGTGCTGTAGTTTTTCGCTTCGCTTCATTTCTACCCAAACTCAAGATGCTGGCAAAAACAGGATATCATTGTGTAATCTTAGGATTACTCGGATTGTTTCCGACTGTGGTGACAGGGATCATGGACTGGCAGCACCGGTATGGCGGTGAGTGGGAAGGTTTAATTATTTTTAAAATGATTCTGGCGACTCTTTTATGTGTCGCCCTGATCGTTGTCATGCTCAAGGATGACTGCGAGAATCGTAAATTTGATTGGATCACGGGACTGTATTTCTTATTAATTCTGATGGCTGTGGGATTGGGATACTCCGGCGGCGATTTGGTTTTTGGTTAA
- a CDS encoding SCO family protein: MKIRWIGLWCLSLAVWGACSLPGYASQTESDQMEHEHSKMELDHAKMEHDHTKMLMDSPMSEEEVAAKVRVDERLGEMIDFSAQLKDENNQSVDLKTIFDKPVVILPIFFMCSSVCNILQAELTRVLDQVSEIPGEDFNVVTFSFSDDEDAGMAKTAKQNYAQMLQRTMDLNKWFYLVGEKSEILKLTHSLGFYFVKQGKHNYIHPNVLIVLSDQGRIIRYLYGPRFLAFDVGMAVNEAKKGEPGVSIKRGVLSFCFNYDPENRTYVFRIFPIVGGGIVIALVLFFVFLVFPKKSRRGRQHK, from the coding sequence ATGAAGATCCGGTGGATTGGACTTTGGTGCTTGTCACTGGCCGTGTGGGGTGCCTGCTCTCTTCCCGGGTATGCATCCCAGACCGAATCGGACCAGATGGAACATGAACATTCCAAGATGGAACTTGATCATGCCAAAATGGAACATGATCATACCAAGATGCTCATGGACAGCCCAATGTCCGAGGAAGAGGTCGCGGCCAAGGTGCGTGTGGACGAACGTCTGGGCGAAATGATTGATTTTTCGGCACAGCTGAAAGATGAGAACAACCAGAGCGTGGATCTTAAAACCATTTTTGACAAACCCGTGGTCATTCTGCCCATTTTCTTTATGTGCAGTTCGGTCTGCAATATTCTCCAGGCCGAACTGACCCGGGTTTTAGATCAGGTTTCAGAAATTCCCGGCGAGGATTTCAACGTGGTGACCTTCAGTTTCAGCGACGATGAAGACGCCGGTATGGCGAAAACCGCCAAGCAGAATTACGCACAGATGCTCCAGCGAACAATGGACTTGAACAAGTGGTTTTACCTGGTGGGAGAAAAATCTGAAATTCTTAAATTGACCCATTCTTTAGGGTTTTATTTTGTCAAACAGGGAAAGCACAACTACATCCACCCCAATGTCCTGATCGTGCTGTCGGACCAGGGGCGTATCATCCGTTATCTTTACGGTCCCAGGTTCCTTGCCTTTGATGTGGGCATGGCTGTGAACGAGGCCAAGAAAGGCGAACCCGGGGTCTCCATCAAGCGGGGGGTACTCTCCTTTTGCTTTAACTATGATCCTGAAAACAGAACCTATGTATTTCGCATTTTTCCAATTGTGGGCGGCGGAATTGTTATCGCACTTGTTCTTTTTTTCGTTTTTCTCGTCTTTCCCAAGAAATCCCGGCGGGGAAGACAGCACAAATAA
- a CDS encoding SDR family oxidoreductase translates to MEPLCREQIAPEDEKRLLEDAGRCIKVLETLADRTELLAKMSESDRLALIKAAGKISRPDKAEIKKRNKDKKQQKRLAIVAKERRMRAQTGIRQARQASVFSAPAQLEGPAIESTDTAEHLDSPRNCYVCKAEFTQLHHFYDTMCPDCATLNYQKRFQTASLEGQIAVITGSRLKIGYQATVMMLKAGARVIATTRFPKDSALRFSKEPDFDQWGHRLHIYGLDLRHIPSVELFCDHINQTYKRLDILINNAAQTVRRPPGFYAHLMETEHKDVSLLSPKAAMLLDNYQECLAQVTTDLPAGSGENDGLPVSWSGNAPGIGLRQSAQLSQIPYSYDHSLDAPQVFPEKALDADLQQVDLRKTNSWRLKLGEIETAEMLEIQLVNNVAPFVLCNRLAQMMKSDFTGQKHIVNVSAMEGKFLRFKKGSRHPHTNMAKAALNMLTHTAAEDLAKYGIYMNAVDTGWVTDEDPAQLAKLKEDRHDFQPPLDIVDGAARVCDPFFHGILTGKHWCGKFLKDYFPIDW, encoded by the coding sequence GTGGAACCCCTTTGCCGGGAACAAATTGCCCCGGAAGATGAAAAACGGCTACTTGAAGACGCCGGTCGCTGCATTAAGGTGCTGGAAACCCTGGCCGATCGGACTGAACTGTTGGCAAAAATGTCCGAATCGGACCGCCTTGCTTTGATTAAGGCTGCCGGTAAAATATCCCGGCCCGACAAAGCAGAAATAAAAAAGCGCAACAAAGATAAAAAGCAGCAAAAGCGCCTGGCCATTGTGGCCAAAGAACGGCGGATGAGAGCTCAGACCGGCATCAGACAAGCCAGGCAGGCATCGGTGTTCTCGGCACCAGCCCAACTTGAAGGACCTGCCATTGAAAGCACCGATACGGCAGAGCATCTTGATTCTCCCCGTAACTGTTATGTGTGCAAAGCTGAATTTACACAGCTTCACCATTTTTATGACACCATGTGTCCAGACTGTGCAACACTCAACTATCAAAAGCGGTTCCAGACCGCGTCCCTTGAAGGACAGATTGCCGTCATCACCGGCTCCAGGCTTAAAATCGGATACCAGGCCACGGTGATGATGCTCAAAGCCGGTGCCCGGGTGATTGCCACCACACGGTTCCCCAAGGATTCTGCCCTAAGGTTTTCCAAAGAACCTGATTTTGACCAATGGGGTCACAGGCTCCATATATACGGACTGGATCTGCGGCATATTCCCAGCGTGGAATTGTTTTGTGATCATATCAACCAGACATACAAGCGCCTGGATATCTTAATCAATAATGCCGCCCAGACCGTCCGTCGACCACCTGGATTTTATGCCCACCTCATGGAGACCGAACACAAAGATGTTTCATTGTTGTCCCCGAAGGCCGCGATGCTTTTGGACAACTACCAGGAATGTCTGGCCCAGGTGACCACAGATCTTCCAGCCGGCAGCGGAGAAAATGACGGCTTACCGGTCTCCTGGAGCGGCAATGCCCCCGGTATCGGGCTTCGCCAATCGGCCCAACTCTCCCAGATTCCCTATTCCTATGACCACAGTTTAGATGCACCCCAGGTATTTCCTGAAAAGGCCCTGGATGCAGATCTCCAGCAGGTGGATCTTCGCAAAACAAACTCCTGGCGGCTCAAGCTTGGGGAGATTGAAACGGCGGAAATGCTTGAAATTCAGCTGGTCAATAATGTGGCGCCCTTTGTGCTGTGTAATCGGCTGGCCCAGATGATGAAATCGGATTTTACCGGTCAAAAGCACATCGTCAATGTCTCGGCCATGGAAGGCAAATTCCTGCGCTTTAAAAAGGGCAGCCGCCATCCCCATACCAACATGGCCAAAGCGGCATTGAACATGCTCACCCACACGGCCGCCGAGGATCTTGCCAAATACGGCATTTACATGAACGCCGTGGATACCGGCTGGGTCACGGATGAAGATCCGGCGCAGCTTGCCAAATTAAAAGAGGATCGACATGACTTTCAGCCGCCTCTGGATATTGTGGATGGAGCGGCCCGGGTCTGCGACCCCTTCTTTCACGGTATTTTAACCGGAAAACATTGGTGTGGAAAATTTTTAAAGGATTATTTCCCCATCGACTGGTAG
- a CDS encoding DOMON domain-containing protein, whose product MKSRMIGFLFLMLLGAPFNAGAEEYTHLLTAEKMTVEWRVDETMIHFKLTAPTEGWVGIGFDPEDAMKGSDIIMGAVKKGKVKIVDHYGDQKRGHTEDEKLGGKEDVVDPQGSEVDGMTSIWFSRPLAGNEKWDKTIDINRMYPIMLAYGGGADSFIRGHAWRGVYEVNFTTGESKKVK is encoded by the coding sequence ATGAAAAGTAGAATGATCGGATTTTTATTTCTTATGTTATTGGGTGCGCCGTTTAATGCAGGTGCTGAAGAATATACGCATTTGCTGACGGCTGAAAAGATGACTGTAGAGTGGCGGGTGGATGAGACAATGATTCACTTCAAACTCACTGCACCCACCGAAGGCTGGGTGGGTATTGGTTTTGATCCCGAAGACGCCATGAAAGGGTCGGACATCATTATGGGTGCGGTTAAAAAAGGAAAGGTTAAAATCGTTGATCATTACGGCGATCAAAAGCGGGGGCACACTGAAGACGAGAAACTGGGCGGCAAAGAGGATGTTGTAGATCCCCAGGGCAGTGAAGTTGACGGCATGACCAGCATCTGGTTTTCACGCCCTTTGGCCGGTAACGAGAAATGGGACAAAACAATTGATATAAACCGCATGTATCCCATTATGCTGGCCTACGGTGGCGGGGCGGACTCTTTTATCCGGGGACATGCCTGGCGGGGCGTGTACGAAGTTAACTTCACGACGGGCGAGAGCAAAAAGGTGAAATAA
- a CDS encoding Hsp70 family protein: MIVDFQDKRYVVGIDLGTTNSAVSYADLTAIEDNSAGGGIGKEIKVFRVPQLTGPGEFAPVSVLPSFLYIPGEYDVSKDALKHPWKKESDLFAGVFARDHGSQIPSRLVSSAKSWLCHSRADREAPILPWGSQNVEKISPVKATSEYLRHIRKAWNNWVKDEDLFLENQFTVITVPASFDEAAREYTLKAARDAGFSQNITLLEEPLAAFYAWVTRHEHDWQSHVKADDLILVCDVGGGTTDFTLISLKEAEGSPRFERVAVGDHLILGGDNIDLTLARYVASKFKQKANLTADQWKTLSYKCRAAKETLLLAGDRDGGDNRVRIVLRGEGRSLIANTLSADLEKGELEEILCNGFFPEVESSAANPKKAGKAIAEFGLPYEQEPAITRHIGWFLERHRDSVKANLGKEPIPDHILFNGGSLKPAVFQDKIRSAIGKWFACGEDRLPTVLDNSDPDLSVALGASYYGLVKQGIGVRVGSGSPRSYYIGIASDNSRCEDSATCENVLCIVERGLDEGSLIQLPQMEFEVVTNQPVLFSMFSSTFRSGDKTGDVISVDDTLTPLPPLKTIIKFGKKGESKRIPVKVEAEYTEMGTLSMWCRSSVSSHRWKLQFQLREPQAGEAAAESEVYDDDTVNKVRDLLTEAFAESADKAQLPSVVKNIETQVDTKRNKWPLSFLRAVADHLIENVKWREISPEHEIRWLNLTGFCIRPGFGDAFDEARMPKLWKVYLQRSQFHKAKQNAVEWWIFCRRIAGGLTAGQQRQFFQDVSSYLLTDNAAAKKVPKQEMTEVWMAAANMERLLVKDKIALAKKLIPQLKPGKTPHQMFWALSRLGARELLYGSVDRVVPAKEVENWTKRLIKIRWESQDQIPGALSHILRKTGDRTRDVSPETVQTMIPWLGQMNAPKKSLDIIQTVVPIESADEAAIFGESLPQGLILSSNPEKSG; this comes from the coding sequence ATGATTGTGGATTTTCAAGATAAACGATATGTGGTCGGCATTGATCTAGGTACGACCAATTCGGCGGTGTCCTACGCGGATCTGACCGCCATAGAAGACAATAGTGCCGGTGGCGGCATCGGCAAAGAGATAAAAGTATTCAGGGTTCCCCAGTTAACCGGGCCGGGCGAGTTTGCGCCGGTTTCCGTGCTCCCTTCGTTTTTATATATCCCGGGAGAGTACGATGTTTCCAAAGATGCACTGAAACATCCATGGAAAAAAGAGAGTGATCTGTTTGCCGGTGTGTTTGCCAGAGACCATGGATCTCAGATTCCATCCCGGCTGGTGTCATCGGCCAAAAGCTGGCTGTGCCATTCCAGGGCCGACCGGGAAGCACCGATTCTGCCATGGGGGTCCCAGAATGTGGAGAAAATATCTCCGGTCAAGGCGACCAGTGAATACCTAAGGCATATTCGAAAAGCCTGGAATAACTGGGTAAAAGATGAAGATCTGTTTCTTGAAAATCAATTTACGGTCATCACGGTTCCTGCCTCCTTTGATGAAGCAGCACGTGAATATACCCTAAAGGCAGCCAGAGATGCCGGATTCAGCCAGAATATCACCCTGCTCGAAGAGCCCCTTGCCGCGTTTTATGCCTGGGTGACCCGCCATGAGCATGACTGGCAGTCCCATGTCAAAGCCGATGATCTGATCCTTGTGTGCGATGTGGGGGGGGGCACCACCGACTTTACCCTGATTTCATTGAAAGAGGCCGAGGGCAGTCCGCGGTTTGAGCGTGTGGCGGTGGGGGATCACCTGATTCTTGGCGGTGACAATATTGACCTGACTCTGGCCAGGTATGTGGCATCAAAGTTCAAGCAAAAAGCCAACCTGACGGCGGATCAGTGGAAAACACTGAGTTATAAATGCCGGGCCGCCAAAGAGACCCTTTTGCTGGCCGGCGATCGAGATGGTGGTGACAACCGGGTGAGAATAGTCCTCAGAGGCGAGGGGCGTTCCCTTATTGCCAATACATTGTCGGCGGATCTGGAAAAAGGTGAGCTGGAAGAGATCCTGTGCAACGGCTTTTTCCCCGAAGTTGAGTCAAGTGCCGCGAATCCCAAAAAAGCCGGAAAGGCCATTGCCGAATTTGGGCTGCCATATGAGCAGGAACCAGCCATTACCCGCCATATCGGTTGGTTTTTAGAGCGCCATCGTGACAGTGTAAAAGCCAATTTAGGCAAAGAGCCCATACCCGATCATATTTTGTTCAACGGCGGATCATTGAAACCCGCTGTGTTTCAGGACAAAATCAGGTCCGCCATCGGAAAATGGTTCGCCTGCGGGGAAGACCGTCTGCCGACAGTTCTGGACAACAGCGACCCCGATCTTTCTGTTGCCCTGGGTGCGTCGTACTATGGCCTTGTCAAGCAGGGCATTGGAGTTCGTGTGGGCAGCGGCAGTCCGAGAAGTTATTATATCGGCATTGCGTCGGACAACTCCCGGTGTGAAGATAGTGCCACGTGTGAAAATGTATTGTGCATTGTGGAGCGCGGCCTGGATGAAGGATCATTGATCCAGCTGCCCCAAATGGAATTTGAGGTCGTCACCAACCAGCCGGTTCTTTTTTCAATGTTCAGCTCCACGTTCAGATCCGGTGATAAAACCGGCGATGTAATTTCGGTGGACGATACCCTGACACCGCTGCCGCCGTTGAAAACCATCATTAAATTTGGTAAAAAGGGAGAATCAAAACGGATTCCGGTCAAAGTTGAAGCCGAGTACACCGAGATGGGAACCCTTTCCATGTGGTGCCGGTCAAGCGTCTCTTCCCATCGCTGGAAACTTCAGTTCCAGCTGCGTGAGCCCCAGGCCGGGGAAGCCGCGGCTGAAAGTGAAGTGTATGATGATGACACGGTCAATAAGGTTCGTGATTTATTGACGGAGGCGTTTGCCGAATCTGCGGACAAGGCCCAATTGCCTTCTGTCGTAAAAAACATAGAAACGCAGGTAGACACAAAGCGTAATAAATGGCCCTTGTCTTTTCTTCGTGCCGTGGCAGATCATCTGATCGAAAATGTCAAATGGCGGGAAATCAGTCCCGAACACGAAATTCGCTGGTTAAATCTGACCGGGTTTTGTATTCGTCCAGGTTTCGGTGATGCCTTTGATGAGGCGCGCATGCCCAAACTGTGGAAGGTATATTTACAGCGAAGCCAGTTTCACAAGGCCAAGCAGAACGCCGTGGAATGGTGGATATTTTGTCGCCGCATTGCAGGCGGACTGACCGCAGGCCAGCAGCGGCAGTTTTTCCAGGATGTTTCCAGCTATTTATTGACCGATAACGCTGCGGCCAAAAAAGTGCCAAAGCAGGAGATGACCGAAGTGTGGATGGCTGCGGCAAACATGGAGCGGTTGCTGGTAAAAGATAAGATCGCTTTGGCAAAAAAGTTGATTCCTCAACTGAAACCCGGCAAAACGCCCCACCAGATGTTTTGGGCCCTGTCCAGACTGGGTGCCAGGGAGCTGCTTTATGGCTCTGTGGATCGCGTTGTTCCGGCAAAAGAGGTGGAAAACTGGACAAAACGACTGATCAAAATCCGTTGGGAGTCCCAGGATCAGATCCCAGGCGCTTTGTCCCATATTTTGCGTAAAACTGGCGATCGCACCCGTGATGTTTCCCCAGAGACTGTTCAAACTATGATCCCGTGGCTTGGGCAGATGAATGCGCCCAAAAAGTCATTGGATATAATTCAGACCGTCGTGCCCATTGAGTCGGCCGATGAGGCGGCCATTTTTGGTGAAAGCCTTCCCCAGGGGCTTATCCTCAGCAGTAACCCTGAAAAAAGCGGGTAA
- a CDS encoding cbb3-type cytochrome c oxidase subunit I, with amino-acid sequence MEAAASFFETPNPSRFKGVLSWLITMDHKRIGLMYLFAILFWFCIAVILGGLIRLELMFPGKTLINADLYNSAFTLHGVIMIFLFIIPALPAAMGNFFLPIQIGTDDVFFPRLNLLSWYLYMLGGVIAIAALFSDGFPDTGWTFYVPFSISTQTNVSTAVLAAFILGFSSMLTGLNFITTIHRMRSPRMGWLQIPLFTWSLYATSWVQILATPVVSITFVLVVAERFFNLGLFDPARGGDPILYQHLFWMYSHPAVYIMILPGMGVISEIIPVFARKSIFGYKAIVVSSMAIAVAGSLVWAHHMYTSGMSDTAVFVFSLLTFIVAIPSAIKVFSWVATLYKGSVEMTPPLFLALCFIYLFSVGGLTGLVLGAAGTDVHLHDTHFVVAHFHFTMFGGTGFAFFAALHYWWPKMFGRMYNFKWAYIGSILLTGGVFFHYVPMFILGVQGMPRRYYDYLPQYAQGNFLAGWGALLMILGIGILLGNLARSLRGERNAEANPWGGVTLEWTIPSPPPLHNFTSEPEVLDYPYDFSGVVESANNH; translated from the coding sequence ATGGAAGCTGCTGCATCTTTTTTTGAAACCCCGAATCCTTCACGGTTCAAGGGGGTGTTGTCATGGCTGATCACCATGGACCACAAGCGGATCGGCCTGATGTATCTGTTTGCAATTCTGTTCTGGTTCTGCATCGCCGTAATTCTTGGCGGTTTGATTCGCCTGGAGCTGATGTTCCCGGGAAAGACCCTGATCAATGCCGACCTTTACAACTCCGCCTTTACCCTTCACGGGGTGATCATGATTTTTTTGTTTATCATCCCAGCCCTGCCGGCGGCTATGGGAAACTTTTTTTTACCCATACAGATCGGGACCGACGATGTTTTTTTCCCCCGGCTGAATTTGCTCTCCTGGTATCTTTATATGCTTGGGGGCGTTATTGCCATTGCCGCTTTGTTCTCGGACGGATTTCCGGATACGGGATGGACCTTTTACGTGCCCTTTTCCATCTCCACCCAGACCAATGTCTCCACAGCGGTTCTGGCAGCCTTTATTCTCGGGTTTTCTTCTATGCTCACGGGCCTGAATTTTATTACAACCATCCACCGGATGCGAAGCCCCCGCATGGGGTGGCTTCAGATTCCGCTGTTTACCTGGAGCCTTTACGCCACCTCATGGGTACAGATCCTTGCCACCCCTGTGGTGTCCATCACTTTTGTGCTGGTGGTGGCCGAGCGTTTTTTTAATTTAGGGTTGTTTGATCCCGCCCGGGGCGGGGACCCCATCCTTTACCAGCACCTGTTCTGGATGTATTCCCATCCTGCGGTTTACATTATGATTTTGCCGGGAATGGGGGTGATTTCTGAAATCATTCCGGTGTTTGCCAGAAAATCCATTTTCGGATACAAGGCCATTGTGGTCTCTTCCATGGCCATCGCCGTGGCAGGCTCTTTGGTCTGGGCCCATCATATGTATACTTCGGGCATGAGTGACACGGCCGTCTTTGTCTTTTCTTTGCTTACCTTTATTGTGGCCATCCCTTCGGCCATTAAAGTCTTTTCCTGGGTGGCGACCCTCTACAAGGGAAGTGTTGAGATGACGCCGCCTCTGTTTTTGGCGCTCTGTTTTATCTACCTGTTCAGCGTCGGGGGGCTTACCGGTCTGGTACTGGGTGCGGCGGGTACCGATGTGCATCTGCATGACACCCATTTTGTGGTGGCCCACTTTCATTTCACCATGTTCGGCGGCACAGGCTTTGCTTTTTTTGCGGCCCTGCACTACTGGTGGCCCAAGATGTTCGGCAGGATGTACAATTTTAAATGGGCATATATCGGTTCCATTTTGTTAACCGGGGGGGTTTTCTTTCACTATGTGCCCATGTTCATTCTTGGCGTTCAGGGCATGCCCCGACGCTATTACGATTATCTGCCCCAGTATGCCCAGGGCAATTTTCTGGCTGGCTGGGGGGCGCTGCTCATGATCCTGGGGATTGGGATTCTTCTGGGTAATCTGGCGCGAAGCTTGAGAGGCGAGCGCAATGCAGAAGCCAACCCCTGGGGCGGGGTAACCCTGGAGTGGACCATTCCGTCTCCGCCGCCCCTGCACAACTTTACCTCGGAACCTGAGGTTCTGGACTACCCCTATGATTTTTCCGGGGTTGTCGAATCAGCAAACAATCATTAA
- a CDS encoding cytochrome c oxidase subunit 3 family protein yields the protein MSLSSSTTDHTGKKIGMWLFLYTEIILFGGLFVLYAVYLTIHPQDFIDGGKELNRLFGFANTVILLISSFAVAAAITAVQKEQKKTALAALCISLLCGVIFLINKYFEWGHKIHNDIFPNSETLVNGPKGLNVFFGLYYVITGLHGVHIVIGMTVILVALIYTAKGKITPTRFTLLENAGLYWHLVDLIWIFIFPLFYLII from the coding sequence ATGAGTCTATCCTCTTCCACCACGGATCATACCGGAAAGAAAATAGGGATGTGGCTTTTCCTCTATACGGAGATTATTCTGTTCGGGGGATTGTTTGTTCTTTACGCCGTCTATTTGACCATTCACCCCCAGGATTTCATTGACGGCGGCAAGGAACTGAACCGCCTTTTTGGATTTGCTAATACGGTAATTTTGCTGATATCAAGCTTTGCCGTGGCCGCAGCCATCACCGCGGTTCAAAAAGAGCAGAAAAAAACAGCCCTGGCGGCTCTATGCATCAGTCTGCTTTGCGGTGTGATTTTCTTAATCAACAAATATTTTGAGTGGGGGCATAAGATTCATAATGATATTTTCCCCAATTCAGAAACCCTGGTTAACGGCCCCAAAGGGTTGAATGTTTTTTTCGGGCTTTATTATGTGATCACAGGGCTGCACGGGGTGCACATCGTTATCGGCATGACCGTTATTCTGGTGGCCCTGATCTATACGGCCAAAGGTAAGATTACCCCAACCCGGTTTACCCTGCTGGAAAATGCAGGGCTGTACTGGCACCTGGTGGATCTGATCTGGATATTTATCTTTCCTTTATTTTATCTGATT